A window of Polaribacter litorisediminis contains these coding sequences:
- the pgmB gene encoding beta-phosphoglucomutase, with translation MKNYKYMKKAFIFDLDGVIVDTAKYHYLAWKKLANQLGFEFTKEQNELFKGVSRKRCLEILLDIAKIEATQEDFNRWMIEKNVDYLKFIENMDASEILADVPRVLQFLKDHKIPIGLGSASKNAKPILEKVGLLSYFDAIVDGNNVTKAKPDPEVFLLAANHLGVKAQDCVVFEDAVAGIEAANAANMTSIGIGDANVLSKAQFNFTDFTEISTDFMNDLI, from the coding sequence ATGAAAAATTATAAGTACATGAAAAAAGCATTTATATTCGATTTGGATGGTGTGATTGTAGACACTGCCAAGTATCACTATTTAGCTTGGAAAAAATTAGCAAATCAATTAGGGTTTGAATTTACAAAAGAGCAAAACGAGCTTTTTAAAGGTGTTAGTAGAAAACGATGTTTAGAAATTTTACTAGACATTGCTAAGATTGAAGCAACACAAGAAGATTTTAATCGATGGATGATTGAAAAAAATGTAGATTATCTCAAATTTATCGAAAATATGGATGCCTCTGAAATTTTAGCAGATGTTCCAAGAGTTTTACAGTTTTTAAAAGATCATAAGATTCCGATTGGGCTAGGTTCTGCAAGTAAAAATGCAAAACCAATTTTAGAAAAAGTTGGGTTATTATCCTATTTTGATGCCATTGTAGATGGTAATAATGTAACAAAAGCAAAACCAGATCCAGAAGTTTTTCTTTTGGCAGCCAATCATTTAGGTGTTAAAGCGCAAGATTGTGTGGTTTTTGAAGATGCTGTTGCAGGTATTGAAGCTGCCAATGCAGCGAACATGACAAGTATAGGTATTGGAGATGCAAATGTGCTTTCTAAAGCACAATTTAATTTCACAGATTTCACAGAAATCAGTACCGATTTTATGAATGATTTAATATAG